A window of the Proteus terrae subsp. cibarius genome harbors these coding sequences:
- a CDS encoding SDR family oxidoreductase, producing the protein MKRITIVGLGWLGLPLAVALRDAGYQVKGTKTTEDGVEAARMSGVDCCLVNLTPAIECDRDDFDYLMETDVLIITLPPSAAGGGYDYVEAIQTLVDSAMSRHVTRVIYISSTSVYGNQTGNITEEMDIRPETQSAKMLAEVENWLHRLPLTTVDILRLAGLVGPGRHAGRFLSGKKQVKGAHQCVNLVHLDDVIFAVEQLLAQNEGGHLYNLCAPIHPKKKDFYSRVSNQLDLIPPEFADEEKPLIREIDGQEICRDLGFHYHYPDPDKMPMN; encoded by the coding sequence ATGAAACGAATAACCATCGTAGGATTAGGTTGGTTAGGTTTACCACTTGCCGTTGCGTTGCGTGATGCAGGCTATCAAGTTAAAGGGACTAAAACCACCGAAGATGGCGTAGAAGCAGCAAGAATGAGTGGCGTTGACTGCTGTTTAGTGAATTTAACACCCGCAATTGAATGTGATAGAGATGATTTTGATTACTTAATGGAAACGGACGTCCTGATTATCACGTTACCGCCAAGTGCAGCTGGTGGTGGTTATGATTATGTTGAAGCCATTCAAACGCTGGTAGATAGCGCAATGTCTCGACATGTTACGAGAGTCATTTACATTAGCTCTACTTCTGTATATGGCAATCAAACAGGTAACATCACGGAAGAAATGGATATTCGACCAGAAACACAATCAGCAAAAATGTTAGCGGAAGTTGAGAATTGGCTACATCGTTTACCGTTGACCACAGTTGATATTCTTCGATTAGCTGGATTAGTCGGGCCGGGGCGTCATGCAGGACGTTTTTTATCAGGTAAAAAACAGGTCAAAGGCGCTCATCAATGCGTTAATTTAGTCCACTTGGATGATGTGATTTTTGCTGTTGAACAACTTCTTGCACAGAATGAAGGTGGTCATTTATATAATTTATGTGCCCCCATTCACCCTAAAAAGAAAGATTTCTATTCAAGAGTGTCAAATCAACTCGACCTTATTCCGCCAGAATTTGCTGACGAAGAGAAGCCTTTAATACGAGAAATTGATGGTCAGGAGATCTGTCGAGATCTTGGATTCCATTACCATTATCCAGATCCCGACAAAATGCCGATGAATTAA
- the hisG gene encoding ATP phosphoribosyltransferase — protein sequence MLDKARLRIAMQKSGRLSDDSRALLARCGIKINLNQQRLIAYAENMPIDILRVRDDDIPGLVMDGVVDLGIIGENVLEEELLKRRSQGENPSYLTLRRLDFGGCRLSLATPVDFDYQGAECLNNTRIATSYPNLLKRYLDQKGIKFKSCLLNGSVEVAPRAGLADSICDLVSTGATLEANGLKEVEVIYRSKACLIQRDGEMEADKQALIDRLLTRIQGVIQARESKYIMLHAPSDCLEEVIALLPGAERPTILPLAGDQNRVAMHMVSSETLFWETMEKLKALGASSILVLPIEKMME from the coding sequence ATGTTAGATAAAGCAAGATTAAGAATCGCAATGCAAAAATCAGGACGTTTAAGCGATGATTCCCGTGCTCTTTTAGCGCGTTGTGGCATCAAAATTAACTTAAATCAACAACGTCTGATTGCTTACGCTGAAAATATGCCAATCGATATTTTACGTGTTAGAGATGATGATATCCCAGGGTTGGTAATGGATGGCGTTGTTGATTTAGGGATCATCGGTGAAAACGTTTTAGAAGAAGAATTATTAAAACGTCGCTCTCAAGGTGAAAACCCAAGTTACCTGACGCTACGCCGTCTCGATTTCGGTGGCTGTCGTTTATCTCTGGCAACTCCTGTCGATTTCGATTATCAAGGTGCGGAATGCTTAAATAATACTCGTATCGCAACCTCCTATCCAAATCTGCTCAAACGTTATTTAGATCAAAAAGGCATCAAGTTTAAATCGTGTTTATTAAATGGCTCTGTTGAAGTCGCGCCTCGTGCGGGCCTTGCTGACTCTATCTGCGACTTAGTTTCTACTGGTGCAACATTAGAAGCGAATGGATTAAAAGAAGTTGAAGTGATTTATCGCTCAAAAGCATGCTTGATCCAACGCGATGGTGAAATGGAAGCTGATAAGCAAGCACTTATCGACCGCTTACTGACACGTATCCAAGGTGTTATTCAAGCAAGAGAATCAAAATATATAATGTTACACGCACCAAGTGATTGCCTTGAAGAGGTGATTGCATTACTTCCGGGAGCTGAAAGGCCGACTATTTTACCTCTGGCGGGTGACCAAAATCGTGTTGCAATGCACATGGTAAGTAGCGAAACCCTATTCTGGGAAACAATGGAAAAGCTTAAAGCATTAGGTGCAAGTTCAATTCTTGTTTTACCAATTGAAAAAATGATGGAATAA
- a CDS encoding GrxA family glutaredoxin has protein sequence MFVVIFGRPGCPYCVRAKQLAEKLSKQLDDFDFRYVDIHAEGITKADLSKTVGKEVETVPQIFIDEKHIGGCTDFEAYSKENFGISI, from the coding sequence ATGTTTGTTGTTATTTTTGGTCGTCCGGGTTGCCCATATTGTGTACGTGCTAAACAACTGGCTGAAAAACTATCTAAACAACTTGATGATTTCGATTTCCGCTATGTAGATATTCATGCTGAAGGAATTACAAAAGCTGATTTATCTAAAACTGTCGGAAAAGAAGTTGAAACTGTGCCACAAATTTTTATTGATGAAAAACATATTGGTGGTTGCACAGATTTTGAAGCTTATTCAAAAGAAAACTTTGGTATTTCAATTTAG
- the hisD gene encoding histidinol dehydrogenase, with protein MMKTGFNTLTYWNKCTKEQQQVLLTRPAISASGSITEQVASIISQVRNDGDKALKALSQKFDKAAPESVLVSKSQIDEASSKLDSKIKQAIAQAMNNIRRFHEAQIPNTINVETQPGVFCQQVSRPIDAVGLYIPGGSAPLLSTVMMLGIPARIAGCRKVILCSPPPIADEILYIAQQIGIDEIFQVGGAQAIAAMAFGTESIPKVDKIFGPGNAYVTEAKRQASQSLQGAAIDMPAGPSEVLVIADANANPAFIAADLLSQAEHGPDSQVVLLTPDETLAKAVIAETETQLALLSRAEIAKQALAESRVIITRDLDQCIEISNSYGPEHLIIQTNDADARVDSITSAGSVFLGAWSPESAGDYASGTNHVLPTYGYTATYSSLGLADFMKRMTVQKLTAQGLSDLAQTIEILAQAEQLTAHKNAVTLRVNALAQGKKSDEN; from the coding sequence ATGATGAAAACGGGTTTTAATACATTAACTTACTGGAATAAATGCACTAAAGAACAGCAACAAGTGCTATTAACTCGCCCTGCTATTTCTGCATCAGGTTCAATTACAGAACAAGTTGCTAGCATCATTTCACAGGTACGCAATGATGGGGATAAAGCGCTTAAAGCACTTAGCCAAAAATTCGATAAGGCAGCGCCGGAAAGTGTTTTGGTGTCAAAATCGCAAATCGATGAAGCTTCATCAAAACTTGATAGCAAAATAAAACAGGCGATAGCACAAGCGATGAATAATATTCGTCGCTTTCATGAGGCGCAAATTCCTAACACTATCAACGTGGAAACGCAGCCTGGCGTATTTTGTCAGCAAGTCAGCAGACCCATTGATGCAGTAGGACTTTATATTCCCGGAGGTTCGGCGCCATTACTGTCAACGGTAATGATGTTAGGTATTCCAGCCCGTATTGCTGGTTGTCGCAAAGTGATTCTTTGCTCACCGCCCCCTATTGCTGATGAAATTTTATATATTGCTCAACAAATTGGTATTGATGAAATCTTCCAAGTCGGTGGCGCGCAGGCGATTGCAGCCATGGCGTTTGGTACTGAATCTATTCCTAAAGTTGATAAAATTTTTGGCCCCGGTAATGCTTATGTAACTGAAGCAAAGCGTCAAGCAAGTCAATCGCTACAAGGTGCTGCAATCGATATGCCAGCAGGGCCTTCTGAAGTGCTAGTGATTGCTGATGCGAACGCAAATCCTGCATTTATTGCTGCTGACTTACTTTCGCAAGCTGAACATGGCCCTGATTCACAGGTTGTATTATTAACACCTGATGAAACACTCGCCAAAGCCGTTATAGCTGAAACTGAAACACAACTGGCACTATTAAGCCGTGCCGAAATCGCGAAACAAGCACTTGCAGAAAGCCGGGTCATTATTACTCGTGATCTTGACCAGTGTATTGAAATCAGTAACAGCTATGGCCCAGAACACTTAATTATTCAAACCAATGATGCTGATGCTCGTGTTGATAGCATTACCAGTGCTGGCTCTGTTTTCCTTGGTGCTTGGTCACCTGAATCAGCAGGAGATTATGCTTCTGGTACTAATCACGTTCTGCCGACTTATGGCTATACAGCAACCTACTCAAGCTTAGGCTTAGCTGATTTTATGAAACGCATGACAGTACAGAAACTCACCGCCCAGGGTTTATCTGATTTAGCACAAACCATTGAAATATTAGCGCAAGCGGAACAACTCACTGCACACAAAAATGCTGTCACACTTCGTGTTAACGCTTTAGCTCAGGGGAAAAAGAGTGATGAAAACTAA
- a CDS encoding secondary thiamine-phosphate synthase enzyme YjbQ has protein sequence MWFQKNIVLNSRPRGFHLITQALIQELPELRQYKIGIAHFFIQHTSASLTINENADPTVRSDFESFFNQSVKEDEDYYLHSYEGSDDMPAHIKSSLLGQSVTVPISQGELNLGTWQGIYLGEHRNHGGSRRIIVTLQGECY, from the coding sequence ATGTGGTTCCAGAAAAATATTGTCCTTAATTCAAGGCCAAGAGGATTTCACTTAATTACACAAGCATTGATTCAAGAATTACCAGAGCTAAGACAATATAAAATCGGAATTGCTCATTTTTTTATTCAACATACATCGGCTTCATTAACGATTAATGAAAATGCGGATCCAACAGTGCGAAGTGACTTTGAAAGCTTCTTTAATCAAAGCGTAAAAGAGGATGAAGATTACTATCTTCACAGCTATGAAGGCAGTGATGATATGCCAGCGCATATTAAAAGTAGTTTACTTGGACAAAGTGTTACGGTTCCTATTAGTCAAGGTGAGTTGAATTTAGGAACTTGGCAGGGGATTTATCTTGGTGAACATCGAAATCATGGCGGTAGTCGTCGTATTATCGTAACCTTGCAAGGTGAGTGTTACTAA
- a CDS encoding serine hydrolase, translating to MKKNIPSVLGKVTAGMGLLLIISSPSFAVNNPVPPQIEAKSYVLMDYNSGKILASEKPDERLDPASLTKIMSSYVVGQAIKEGRMSPDDTVIVGRNAWATGNPVLKGSSLMFLKPGDQVKVIDLNRGMVIQSGNDASIALAEHVAGSQETFVDLMNSYANNLGLKNTHFKTVHGLDSEGQYTTAQDMALLTVAMIRDVPSEYEIHKEKEFTFNNIRQPNRNRLLWNKNMNVDGVKTGHTNGAGYNLVSSATEGNMRLIAVVLGTPSDKVRFAESEKLLGWGFRFFETVTPVKADTPLTTQKVWYGDKGEVSLGVANDASITIPKGELKNLKASFTLTDPVLEAPLTQNQVVGTVNFLLNDEIIEQRPLVVKETVKEGGFFSRIWDFVVKTVSGWFNAIFG from the coding sequence ATGAAAAAAAATATTCCATCTGTTCTGGGTAAGGTTACCGCGGGAATGGGTTTACTGCTAATTATTTCTAGTCCTTCATTTGCGGTAAATAATCCGGTGCCTCCTCAAATAGAGGCAAAATCTTATGTATTAATGGATTACAACAGCGGAAAAATTCTGGCATCAGAAAAACCTGATGAGCGTTTAGATCCTGCCAGTCTTACAAAAATTATGAGTAGCTATGTTGTTGGACAAGCTATTAAAGAAGGCCGTATGTCACCTGACGATACGGTGATTGTAGGGCGTAATGCATGGGCAACAGGAAATCCGGTATTAAAGGGATCATCATTGATGTTCTTAAAACCGGGTGATCAGGTCAAAGTAATTGATTTAAACCGGGGCATGGTTATTCAATCAGGTAATGATGCCAGCATTGCTTTAGCAGAACATGTTGCAGGTAGTCAGGAAACCTTTGTTGATTTAATGAATTCCTACGCTAACAATCTTGGTTTAAAAAATACACACTTTAAAACCGTTCATGGGTTAGATTCTGAAGGACAATATACCACTGCACAAGATATGGCATTACTTACAGTAGCTATGATCCGCGATGTACCTTCAGAGTATGAAATTCATAAAGAAAAAGAATTTACATTCAACAATATTCGTCAGCCAAATCGTAACCGTTTATTGTGGAATAAGAATATGAATGTCGATGGTGTGAAAACAGGTCACACTAATGGGGCAGGGTACAATCTTGTCTCTTCGGCAACGGAAGGTAATATGCGCTTAATTGCTGTTGTTTTAGGAACACCATCAGATAAAGTGCGTTTTGCTGAAAGTGAAAAATTATTAGGTTGGGGTTTCCGCTTTTTTGAAACGGTAACACCAGTAAAAGCAGATACACCACTGACTACACAAAAAGTATGGTACGGCGATAAAGGCGAAGTTTCGTTAGGTGTTGCTAATGATGCTTCAATCACTATTCCTAAAGGTGAATTGAAAAATCTAAAAGCCTCTTTTACTCTAACGGATCCAGTACTAGAAGCACCATTAACGCAAAATCAGGTTGTAGGTACGGTTAACTTTTTATTAAATGACGAGATCATTGAACAGCGCCCATTAGTGGTAAAAGAAACTGTTAAAGAAGGTGGTTTCTTTAGTCGTATTTGGGATTTTGTTGTTAAAACAGTATCTGGTTGGTTTAATGCTATTTTTGGTTAA
- a CDS encoding HAAAP family serine/threonine permease, translating to MDTTKVGSIASGNTQGDYKAWRKSDTVWMLGLYGTAIGAGVLFLPINAGIGGLIPLLIMLVLAFPMTFFAHRGMCRFVLSGKNPGEDITEVVEEHFGKTAGKLITLLYFFAIYPILLVYSVAITNTVESFIVNQMHMAAPPRAILSLVLIVGIMSIIRFGEQAIVKAMSVLVFPFVAVLMILALYLIPEWNGAVLETLSFDHATTSGMGQGLLVTLWLAIPVMVFSFNHSPIISAFAVAKREEYGENAEKKCSRILAYAHIMMVITVMFFVFSCVFSLTPENLAEAKAQNISILSYLANHFEAPVIAYIAPFIAFVAITKSFLGHYLGAREGFNGLIIKSLREKGKTIEKDRLNKITALFMLVTTWIVATLNPSILGMIETLGGPIIAMLLFLMPMYAIRKVPAMKKYAGHISNVFVVIMGLIAISAVFYSLINSFMG from the coding sequence ATGGATACAACCAAAGTTGGTTCTATCGCGTCGGGTAACACCCAAGGTGATTACAAAGCATGGCGTAAGTCAGATACAGTATGGATGTTAGGTTTATACGGTACGGCTATCGGTGCTGGTGTTCTATTTTTACCTATCAACGCAGGGATTGGTGGTTTAATTCCTCTGTTGATCATGTTAGTACTTGCATTCCCAATGACCTTCTTTGCACACCGTGGTATGTGCCGCTTTGTGTTATCAGGTAAAAATCCAGGTGAAGATATCACTGAAGTTGTTGAAGAACACTTTGGTAAAACAGCAGGTAAATTAATCACTCTGCTCTATTTCTTCGCAATTTATCCTATTCTATTGGTTTATAGTGTTGCTATCACCAATACAGTAGAAAGCTTTATTGTGAACCAAATGCACATGGCTGCACCACCTCGCGCAATTTTATCACTGGTACTTATTGTTGGTATCATGTCGATTATTCGCTTTGGTGAACAAGCTATCGTTAAAGCAATGAGCGTATTAGTATTCCCATTTGTTGCAGTTCTAATGATCTTAGCACTGTATCTGATCCCTGAGTGGAATGGTGCGGTTCTTGAGACTCTCTCTTTTGATCACGCAACAACATCAGGTATGGGTCAAGGACTATTAGTAACCTTATGGTTAGCTATCCCTGTAATGGTGTTCTCTTTTAACCACTCTCCAATCATCTCTGCGTTTGCTGTGGCGAAACGTGAAGAATACGGCGAAAATGCTGAGAAAAAATGTTCACGCATTTTAGCTTATGCGCACATCATGATGGTTATCACTGTAATGTTCTTCGTGTTTAGCTGTGTATTTAGCTTAACACCAGAAAACTTAGCAGAAGCTAAAGCACAAAACATCAGTATCCTGTCTTACCTTGCTAACCATTTTGAAGCACCAGTTATCGCTTATATTGCTCCATTTATTGCTTTCGTTGCGATTACTAAATCTTTCTTAGGCCACTACTTAGGTGCTCGTGAAGGTTTCAACGGTTTAATCATCAAATCACTGCGTGAAAAAGGTAAAACAATCGAGAAAGATCGTTTAAACAAAATCACTGCACTGTTTATGCTGGTTACAACTTGGATTGTTGCAACATTAAATCCAAGCATTTTAGGTATGATTGAAACTTTAGGTGGCCCAATCATTGCAATGTTACTGTTCCTGATGCCTATGTATGCAATCCGTAAAGTACCAGCGATGAAAAAATATGCAGGCCATATTAGCAACGTATTCGTTGTAATCATGGGGCTTATCGCAATCTCAGCAGTTTTCTATAGCTTAATTAACTCTTTCATGGGCTAA
- a CDS encoding L-serine ammonia-lyase yields MVSVFDIFKIGIGPSSSHTVGPMKAGKEFVDLLAEKNLLSSVSRVIVDVYGSLSLTGKGHATDIAIIMGLAGNLPDTVDIDSIAPFIKQVETTGRLMLANGIKEVDFPVEGGMNFHTTNLPLHENGMTITAYNGEQVLLKKTYYSIGGGFIVDEEHFGQPEENSVQVPYPYQYAADLRRHCKETGLSLSALVMQNELALRSKEEISAHFAAVWEVMKSGIERGVNTEGLLPGPLRVPRRASALRRMLVTEDKTTTDPMTVVDWINMFALAVNEENAAGGRVVTAPTNGACGIIPAVLSYYDKFIRPVNENSYTRFFLVAGVIGSLYKMNASISGAEVGCQGEVGVACSMAAGALTELLGGSPEQVCIAAEIAMEHNLGLTCDPVAGQVQVPCIERNAIAAVQAVNSSRMALRRVSDPRICLDKVIETMYETGKDINAKYRETSQGGLAIKISCD; encoded by the coding sequence ATGGTTAGCGTCTTTGATATTTTTAAAATTGGTATCGGTCCTTCAAGCTCACACACTGTAGGCCCAATGAAAGCAGGTAAGGAATTCGTTGATTTACTTGCTGAAAAAAATCTCCTCTCTTCTGTTTCCCGCGTTATCGTTGATGTTTATGGCTCTTTATCTTTAACAGGTAAAGGTCACGCAACTGATATTGCTATTATTATGGGACTCGCAGGAAATTTACCTGATACTGTCGATATTGATTCTATCGCCCCATTTATTAAACAAGTAGAAACAACTGGTCGTTTAATGCTGGCAAATGGCATTAAAGAAGTCGATTTTCCGGTTGAGGGCGGTATGAACTTCCATACAACCAACCTACCCCTCCATGAAAATGGCATGACCATCACCGCGTATAACGGTGAACAGGTTTTATTGAAGAAAACCTACTATTCAATTGGTGGCGGTTTTATTGTTGATGAAGAGCATTTTGGTCAACCTGAAGAAAATTCGGTTCAAGTTCCTTATCCTTATCAATATGCGGCTGATTTACGTCGTCATTGCAAAGAAACTGGGCTTTCTTTATCTGCATTAGTGATGCAAAACGAATTAGCATTACGCAGTAAAGAAGAGATTTCGGCTCATTTCGCAGCTGTTTGGGAAGTGATGAAATCTGGAATTGAGCGCGGTGTAAATACCGAAGGCTTATTACCAGGGCCTTTACGCGTACCTCGCCGTGCTTCTGCATTACGCCGTATGTTAGTAACCGAAGATAAAACCACAACCGATCCAATGACAGTTGTTGATTGGATTAACATGTTTGCCCTTGCCGTGAATGAAGAAAATGCGGCGGGAGGACGTGTTGTAACAGCACCAACAAACGGTGCTTGTGGCATTATTCCAGCAGTCTTATCTTACTATGATAAATTTATTCGCCCTGTGAATGAAAACTCTTACACCCGCTTTTTCTTAGTTGCTGGTGTTATTGGTTCACTTTACAAAATGAATGCATCTATCTCAGGTGCGGAAGTGGGTTGCCAAGGCGAAGTTGGTGTTGCTTGCTCAATGGCAGCAGGCGCATTAACTGAACTTTTAGGCGGTAGTCCAGAACAAGTTTGTATCGCAGCAGAAATTGCGATGGAGCATAACTTAGGACTTACCTGCGACCCAGTGGCAGGACAAGTACAAGTTCCTTGCATTGAACGTAATGCTATCGCGGCCGTACAAGCCGTAAACTCATCTCGTATGGCTTTACGTCGTGTCAGTGATCCTCGTATTTGTTTAGATAAAGTTATCGAAACAATGTACGAAACAGGCAAAGACATTAACGCTAAATATCGTGAAACGTCTCAAGGTGGATTAGCCATTAAAATTTCTTGTGACTAA
- a CDS encoding glutathione S-transferase family protein — protein MLKVWGRKNSSNVKKVLWCLKELNVPYEQIDVGGPFGGLNEANYLAMNPNASIPTLQDDDFALWESNTIIRYLCAKYENNTLYPIDPKQRANVEKWMDWSNGSLFAPIQQMMITIVRTPKEQQNPEIVNTLKEKLNKLIKIADDQLAKTDYFAGDAFSLADMAIAPLVYPWLEVCKDRPHFPHIERWFAQLSERPIFRDIVLLPVN, from the coding sequence ATGTTAAAAGTCTGGGGTAGAAAAAACTCATCTAACGTTAAAAAAGTTCTTTGGTGCTTAAAGGAACTAAATGTTCCTTATGAACAAATCGATGTTGGAGGCCCTTTTGGTGGACTCAATGAAGCCAATTATTTAGCTATGAATCCCAACGCTTCAATTCCAACCTTACAAGATGATGACTTTGCTTTATGGGAGTCTAACACCATTATTCGTTATTTATGTGCAAAATATGAAAATAACACACTCTATCCCATTGATCCTAAACAACGAGCAAATGTAGAAAAATGGATGGATTGGTCAAATGGCAGCTTATTTGCTCCCATTCAACAAATGATGATCACGATTGTTCGTACACCTAAAGAGCAACAAAACCCTGAGATTGTTAACACATTGAAAGAGAAGCTTAATAAATTAATTAAAATTGCTGATGACCAACTTGCAAAAACAGATTACTTTGCAGGAGATGCATTCTCCCTTGCTGATATGGCGATCGCACCATTGGTCTATCCATGGTTAGAAGTTTGCAAAGATAGACCTCACTTCCCTCACATTGAGCGTTGGTTTGCACAATTAAGTGAAAGACCTATTTTCCGTGATATCGTGTTACTACCTGTCAATTAA
- the ybjG gene encoding undecaprenyl-diphosphate phosphatase: MLEQFNLAVFSMMNATPAASPLEIGTAIVIAKYLVYLFPLSLVFYWLWGSESHLSQQRTLACKAAVSLGIALSISWMIGAIAPHERPFAANIGYNFLAHDATPSFPSNHGTFVFTIALAYLFWHNSKRIGYIMLGLGIAIAWARIYLGVHWPIDMIGAFIVALLSCGLCQIFWSKGGDILQKWVQRLYQLCFAYPIRKGWTKA; the protein is encoded by the coding sequence TTGCTGGAACAATTCAATTTAGCCGTATTTTCAATGATGAATGCAACACCTGCGGCATCTCCTTTAGAAATCGGTACGGCGATAGTTATTGCTAAGTACCTTGTCTATCTTTTTCCGTTATCTTTAGTGTTCTATTGGTTATGGGGTAGTGAAAGCCATCTTAGTCAACAAAGAACATTAGCATGCAAAGCAGCTGTCTCTTTAGGGATCGCACTTTCTATCTCTTGGATGATTGGTGCTATTGCTCCTCATGAACGTCCTTTTGCCGCCAACATTGGTTACAATTTTCTTGCCCACGATGCGACACCATCATTCCCAAGTAACCATGGTACATTTGTTTTCACCATTGCTTTAGCTTATCTCTTTTGGCATAACAGCAAACGTATTGGATATATTATGCTCGGTTTAGGTATTGCTATTGCTTGGGCGCGTATCTATCTTGGCGTGCATTGGCCAATCGATATGATTGGTGCTTTTATCGTTGCTCTACTTTCTTGTGGCCTTTGCCAGATCTTCTGGTCTAAAGGTGGCGATATACTCCAAAAATGGGTACAAAGGCTCTATCAGCTCTGTTTTGCCTATCCTATTCGTAAAGGTTGGACAAAGGCCTAA
- a CDS encoding formate--tetrahydrofolate ligase → MKSDIQISQEAHLLPIQDIAKNLNINQDDIEFYGKYKAKFSHSIWSKVATKKTGKLVLVTAINPTPAGEGKTTVTVGLGQALNHLGKNAIIALREPSLGPCFGIKGGATGGGYSQVVPMEDLNLHFTGDFHAITSANNLLAAMLDNSIYQGNPLNIDPKKIVFKRCMDMNDRALRNIVVGLGGEKDGITREDNFVITVASEIMSILCLAEDIGDLKQRLSRIIVAYSYNGDPITANDLQAVGAMASLLKDAINPNLVQTLENTPAIIHGGPFANIAHGCNSVRATKLALQLADITVTEAGFGADLGAEKFFDIKCRISGLRPDCAVIVVTTKALKYNGGLSKGEWNNEDLVALEKGIVNLEKHIENLKKYGLPVIVSLNAYVTDSIAEHQFIEQFCQDRGCRFAITKVWEKGGEGGIELANQVIDTLENEHSQFQLIYPNNVPLSKKINTVAKEIYGANGVTYSQHARKMLDKIESMGFSHFPVCMAKTQYSLSDNPALLGRPTDFTINVREVYVSAGAGFVVALTGSITTMPGLPKTPAAITVNVDNQGKIDGLI, encoded by the coding sequence ATGAAATCAGATATTCAAATCTCCCAAGAAGCACACCTCTTACCTATTCAGGACATTGCTAAAAATTTAAATATTAATCAAGACGATATCGAGTTTTATGGCAAATACAAAGCTAAATTTAGCCACAGTATTTGGTCAAAAGTTGCGACAAAAAAAACCGGAAAGTTAGTTTTAGTTACAGCCATTAACCCAACGCCTGCTGGTGAAGGTAAAACAACGGTCACTGTGGGACTAGGACAAGCACTTAACCATCTTGGAAAGAATGCCATTATTGCGCTACGTGAGCCCTCTTTAGGTCCTTGCTTTGGCATTAAAGGCGGGGCAACGGGAGGTGGTTATTCGCAAGTCGTTCCAATGGAAGATCTCAATCTTCACTTTACTGGCGATTTTCATGCTATAACCTCTGCCAATAACTTACTTGCAGCCATGCTTGATAATTCAATTTATCAGGGAAATCCTTTAAATATCGATCCTAAAAAAATCGTGTTTAAACGTTGTATGGATATGAACGATCGCGCTTTACGTAATATTGTTGTGGGATTAGGTGGCGAAAAAGACGGTATCACAAGAGAAGATAATTTTGTTATTACTGTTGCTTCTGAAATTATGTCTATCCTCTGTTTAGCAGAAGATATTGGCGATTTAAAACAGAGGCTTTCTCGTATTATTGTTGCCTATTCTTATAATGGTGATCCTATTACAGCAAACGATTTGCAAGCTGTCGGAGCAATGGCAAGTTTATTAAAAGATGCAATTAATCCTAATTTAGTACAAACACTCGAAAATACGCCAGCCATTATTCATGGAGGCCCCTTCGCTAATATTGCACATGGATGCAATAGCGTAAGAGCAACAAAATTGGCACTTCAACTTGCAGATATTACCGTAACAGAAGCCGGTTTTGGTGCCGACTTAGGTGCTGAAAAATTCTTTGATATAAAATGTCGGATCAGTGGATTACGCCCTGATTGTGCCGTCATTGTTGTAACCACTAAAGCGCTAAAATATAACGGTGGTTTAAGTAAAGGTGAATGGAATAATGAAGATTTAGTTGCCCTTGAAAAAGGGATTGTGAATCTTGAAAAGCACATTGAAAACCTTAAAAAATATGGCTTACCGGTGATTGTCTCTCTTAATGCTTATGTCACTGATAGTATTGCAGAGCATCAGTTTATCGAACAATTTTGCCAAGATAGAGGTTGTCGATTCGCAATTACCAAAGTGTGGGAAAAGGGAGGCGAAGGTGGCATTGAATTAGCTAACCAAGTTATTGATACTCTTGAAAATGAGCATAGCCAATTTCAATTAATCTACCCTAATAACGTACCTCTGAGTAAAAAAATCAATACCGTTGCAAAAGAAATTTATGGTGCAAATGGTGTGACTTATAGCCAACATGCTCGCAAAATGTTGGATAAAATAGAAAGTATGGGCTTTTCTCATTTTCCTGTTTGTATGGCAAAAACTCAATATTCACTTTCAGATAACCCCGCCTTATTGGGTCGCCCGACTGATTTTACAATCAACGTTCGTGAAGTATATGTTTCTGCTGGTGCTGGTTTTGTTGTCGCTTTAACAGGTTCTATCACAACAATGCCTGGATTACCGAAAACCCCTGCTGCTATCACTGTGAATGTTGATAATCAAGGTAAAATCGATGGGCTTATTTAA